A single region of the Pseudalkalibacillus berkeleyi genome encodes:
- the paaA gene encoding 1,2-phenylacetyl-CoA epoxidase subunit PaaA: MTIETSFDQLTEEEKYEHFLARIDAGEKIEPNDWMPDDYRQSLIRLISMHGISEIMGALPEKEWVPKAPTLHRKLAIMAKVQDEMGHGQLLLRVAEDLMEPLGMNREDIMQNLFSGKLKFHNVFHMKAPTWGDAGIIAWLVDGAAIISQSMMLNSSYGPYARALKRICAEEVFHAQHGESIIMALAEGTPEQRELLQDSLNRWWTALLMFFGPKSKENASTSHVDKNMRYKIREKTNEELRQEFFTKYVPRIWSLGLTIPDETIHFDEEQGLWVYQDPDWNEFKEIVTGNGPQSKERLALRQTSYENNRWVREALNPTAKVI; encoded by the coding sequence ATGACTATCGAAACCTCGTTCGATCAGTTGACAGAAGAAGAAAAATACGAGCACTTTCTAGCCCGAATTGATGCGGGTGAGAAGATTGAACCAAATGATTGGATGCCAGATGATTATCGTCAATCGTTAATTCGTTTGATTTCAATGCACGGGATCAGCGAAATTATGGGAGCGCTTCCAGAAAAGGAATGGGTACCGAAGGCACCAACTTTACACCGCAAACTAGCGATTATGGCAAAGGTTCAAGATGAAATGGGTCATGGACAGTTACTCCTACGTGTGGCTGAAGACTTAATGGAACCGCTAGGCATGAACCGAGAAGATATCATGCAGAATTTGTTTTCAGGGAAACTGAAGTTCCACAATGTGTTTCATATGAAAGCGCCTACATGGGGAGACGCTGGAATTATCGCATGGCTCGTTGACGGAGCAGCAATCATCTCACAAAGTATGATGCTGAACTCATCATATGGCCCTTACGCAAGAGCGTTAAAGCGGATCTGTGCTGAAGAGGTCTTCCACGCACAGCACGGCGAAAGTATCATCATGGCACTTGCAGAAGGCACACCTGAACAACGAGAGCTTTTACAAGATTCGTTAAACCGCTGGTGGACAGCACTGCTCATGTTCTTCGGACCTAAGAGTAAGGAAAACGCATCTACTTCTCACGTCGACAAGAATATGCGTTATAAAATACGTGAAAAGACGAACGAAGAACTCCGTCAAGAATTCTTTACGAAATATGTACCTAGAATTTGGTCTCTAGGATTGACGATTCCAGATGAAACCATTCATTTCGATGAAGAGCAAGGCCTATGGGTTTACCAAGATCCTGATTGGAACGAATTCAAGGAAATTGTTACTGGAAACGGACCTCAGTCAAAAGAAAGACTTGCGCTTCGTCAAACATCTTACGAAAACAATCGCTGGGTACGTGAAGCATTGAACCCAACAGCGAAGGTAATCTAG
- the paaB gene encoding 1,2-phenylacetyl-CoA epoxidase subunit PaaB: MSEKEKDGFYSVYEIFSKKTDKSPLQHQFSLLAPNEEMALIMARENFFRRETVADIWVVKRDDVRAMTQEEKEMLKRLENKDYRETKGYGYLKKKWRKYQQEQFTEQNLLSSSKGGDK; the protein is encoded by the coding sequence TTGAGTGAGAAAGAGAAAGACGGTTTCTACAGCGTCTATGAGATTTTTAGCAAGAAAACAGACAAAAGCCCACTACAGCATCAATTCAGTCTGTTGGCACCAAATGAAGAAATGGCACTCATCATGGCTAGAGAAAACTTCTTCCGCCGTGAGACGGTAGCAGATATTTGGGTCGTTAAGCGTGACGATGTCCGTGCGATGACACAAGAAGAAAAGGAAATGCTAAAGCGGTTGGAAAACAAAGATTATCGTGAAACTAAAGGTTACGGTTACTTAAAGAAAAAGTGGCGTAAATACCAACAAGAGCAATTTACAGAACAAAATTTGCTTAGTAGCAGCAAGGGAGGAGACAAGTAA
- the paaC gene encoding 1,2-phenylacetyl-CoA epoxidase subunit PaaC has protein sequence MAKDKALVELLYTLADDDFILAYRGSEWLGLAPHIEEDVAYSSINQDMMGHAAKYYQILEELGEGDADELSHLRSPDKFRNAVLLEEKNGEGTYLEQPNYDWAFAVVRNYFYSIHKKVRLESLRKSNYEPLSDAAKKISIELQYHLMHWETWFKQLMMSSDEAKRRMGEAVEHCWNEMDGIISLGPFADEMVEKGYVASEASMREKWLDHMKKTFEQIGAELPGELGMTKGNGRQGEHTEDLTQALKTLSEVYETNPAAGW, from the coding sequence ATGGCAAAAGACAAAGCACTAGTCGAGCTTCTCTATACACTTGCTGACGACGACTTTATCCTCGCGTATCGCGGTTCTGAGTGGCTCGGATTAGCCCCTCACATTGAAGAAGATGTTGCTTATTCATCCATTAATCAAGACATGATGGGTCATGCAGCGAAGTATTACCAAATTCTCGAAGAATTAGGAGAAGGCGACGCAGACGAACTATCGCACCTTCGCTCACCAGACAAATTCAGAAACGCAGTTCTTCTTGAAGAGAAGAACGGTGAAGGGACATACTTGGAGCAGCCTAATTATGATTGGGCATTCGCGGTCGTTCGTAACTATTTTTATTCGATCCATAAAAAGGTTCGCTTAGAATCTTTAAGAAAATCAAACTATGAACCTCTCAGTGATGCAGCGAAAAAAATCAGCATCGAACTCCAATATCACTTAATGCACTGGGAAACATGGTTCAAGCAATTGATGATGAGTAGTGATGAGGCTAAGCGTCGTATGGGAGAAGCTGTTGAGCATTGCTGGAATGAAATGGACGGTATCATATCTCTAGGGCCATTCGCAGATGAAATGGTTGAAAAAGGTTACGTTGCAAGTGAAGCGAGCATGCGTGAGAAATGGCTAGATCATATGAAAAAGACATTCGAACAAATTGGAGCTGAACTTCCAGGTGAACTAGGCATGACAAAAGGAAACGGTCGCCAAGGTGAACATACAGAAGACTTGACGCAAGCATTGAAAACACTTTCTGAGGTGTACGAGACAAACCCAGCTGCGGGTTGGTAG
- the paaD gene encoding 1,2-phenylacetyl-CoA epoxidase subunit PaaD: MTGIESKQLVDSVYQVLQHVTDPEIDSVSIIDLGMIEHVEMSGSAATVSVLPTFTGCPALDIIQRDIVNAVIEVDGVEEVEVIFPSKPIWTTDRITDQGKEQLKEFGISPPPANHTPGEPWEIPCPYCGSLYTTMENLFGPTACRCILYCRSCKNPFEAMKPVANIGDE; this comes from the coding sequence ATGACCGGAATCGAATCGAAACAATTGGTAGATTCAGTTTATCAAGTGCTCCAACATGTTACAGACCCTGAAATTGATTCTGTCAGTATCATCGACCTTGGCATGATTGAGCATGTTGAAATGTCGGGATCTGCTGCAACCGTCTCCGTTTTACCTACATTTACAGGTTGCCCTGCACTAGACATTATTCAGCGAGATATTGTTAACGCTGTCATTGAGGTCGACGGAGTAGAAGAGGTGGAAGTGATTTTTCCATCTAAACCGATATGGACGACTGACCGTATTACAGATCAGGGGAAAGAGCAATTGAAGGAATTCGGAATATCGCCTCCTCCGGCAAACCATACACCAGGAGAACCGTGGGAAATACCTTGTCCATACTGTGGGTCGCTTTACACGACAATGGAAAACTTGTTTGGGCCTACAGCATGTCGCTGTATTCTCTATTGCAGAAGCTGCAAAAATCCATTTGAGGCTATGAAGCCAGTCGCAAATATAGGCGACGAATAA
- a CDS encoding EthD family reductase, with translation MVKLIALYKNPENKEEFDEHYFNTHSPITAEIPGLRKMEVTKIVGSPMGASDYHLLCEMYYDDHDALKAAMKTDEAKASGKDLMGFAGDLVTLMIGEEVEGE, from the coding sequence ATGGTAAAATTGATCGCACTTTATAAGAATCCAGAAAACAAAGAGGAATTCGACGAGCATTACTTCAATACGCATTCTCCAATCACAGCTGAGATACCCGGACTACGAAAAATGGAAGTGACAAAGATTGTCGGCTCACCAATGGGAGCAAGTGACTACCACCTTCTATGTGAAATGTACTATGACGATCACGATGCACTAAAAGCAGCGATGAAGACAGATGAAGCAAAGGCTTCTGGAAAGGACCTCATGGGATTTGCAGGTGATTTAGTAACACTAATGATCGGTGAGGAAGTCGAAGGTGAGTAA
- a CDS encoding enoyl-CoA hydratase/isomerase family protein, whose product MSNTTTIKTWVEDHVGVIQLNRPKVLNALNRQMVSEILETMEAWDRDDDVAAMIVTGNSKVFAAGADIAEMAEDDSISLELLNQFTEWDRLAWVKKPIIAAVNGYCLGGAFELALSCDLMVAAENAQFGFPEINLGVMPGAGGTVRLTKLMGRAKALEWLWTGDYMTAEFAKENGVVNRTVAPELVFEEAMKLARKIANQAPLSVRMIKEAVNKSVDHSIYDAMQFERKNFYMLFSSEDQKEGMRAFVEKRNPQFKGK is encoded by the coding sequence GTGAGTAACACAACGACTATTAAAACGTGGGTTGAGGATCATGTCGGTGTTATTCAACTGAACCGTCCAAAAGTTTTGAATGCGCTTAACCGCCAAATGGTTTCAGAAATACTTGAAACGATGGAAGCTTGGGATCGAGATGACGATGTTGCAGCAATGATTGTAACGGGCAACTCTAAAGTGTTTGCAGCTGGTGCTGATATCGCCGAAATGGCAGAAGACGATTCAATTTCACTTGAATTGCTGAATCAGTTTACCGAATGGGACCGACTAGCTTGGGTGAAGAAGCCAATCATTGCAGCTGTTAATGGATACTGTCTTGGTGGCGCATTCGAATTAGCGTTAAGCTGTGATTTGATGGTTGCCGCTGAAAATGCACAGTTCGGCTTTCCAGAAATCAATCTTGGCGTCATGCCTGGAGCAGGTGGAACGGTCCGACTGACAAAATTGATGGGTCGAGCAAAAGCACTCGAATGGCTGTGGACTGGTGATTACATGACTGCAGAATTCGCTAAGGAAAATGGCGTCGTCAACCGAACAGTTGCACCAGAGCTTGTATTTGAAGAAGCGATGAAATTGGCACGGAAAATTGCGAATCAAGCACCACTATCGGTTCGCATGATAAAAGAGGCTGTCAATAAGTCGGTCGATCATTCTATATATGACGCGATGCAATTTGAACGAAAGAATTTCTACATGCTGTTCTCTTCAGAGGATCAGAAGGAAGGCATGCGCGCTTTCGTGGAAAAACGTAACCCACAATTTAAAGGAAAGTAA
- a CDS encoding enoyl-CoA hydratase-related protein, with protein MFETIEYSTENNVAWLRLNRPDKFNAFTEQMNFEITKALKEAERDQDVRCLVITGNGKAFCSGEDLAGVKEDTDHAEILRKRYNPMVEKLASFEKPVVAAVNGVAAGAGMSLALACDFRLMSEKASFIEAFINVGLVPDSGNLFYLPRLVGHAKALELAVMGDKVSAEEAKDLGLANKVIPLDSWDEEVSAFAENLANKPTKAIGLIKRYLRKSWDADLSEMLENEAYAQRTAGMTEDHAEGVKAFIEKRKPEFKGK; from the coding sequence ATGTTTGAAACAATCGAATACAGTACAGAAAACAATGTTGCTTGGCTTCGACTGAACCGCCCGGATAAATTTAATGCATTCACCGAACAGATGAACTTTGAAATCACAAAAGCATTAAAAGAGGCAGAAAGAGACCAAGATGTCCGCTGTCTTGTAATAACGGGGAATGGTAAGGCGTTTTGTTCTGGAGAAGATTTGGCGGGGGTCAAAGAGGATACGGATCACGCGGAAATTTTACGAAAAAGATATAACCCGATGGTTGAAAAGCTAGCAAGCTTTGAGAAACCGGTCGTTGCAGCGGTAAATGGAGTTGCAGCTGGAGCAGGAATGAGTCTCGCGCTCGCTTGTGATTTTCGGTTAATGTCGGAAAAAGCAAGCTTCATAGAGGCATTCATTAATGTAGGACTTGTACCAGATTCAGGGAACTTGTTCTATTTACCTAGATTAGTAGGTCATGCGAAGGCACTTGAACTCGCAGTCATGGGGGACAAGGTTTCAGCTGAAGAAGCGAAAGACCTTGGACTGGCGAACAAAGTAATTCCATTAGATAGCTGGGACGAAGAGGTTTCTGCATTTGCAGAAAATCTAGCAAACAAACCAACGAAAGCAATCGGATTGATTAAACGCTACTTGCGTAAGAGCTGGGATGCCGACTTGAGTGAAATGCTTGAGAATGAAGCATACGCACAAAGAACAGCAGGCATGACAGAAGACCATGCAGAAGGCGTAAAAGCATTCATCGAAAAACGAAAGCCCGAATTCAAAGGGAAGTAA
- a CDS encoding aldehyde dehydrogenase family protein, with translation MSTTKEQQQSTTEMKREAYKMMINGQQVDSVSGDTFTTYNPATGEVLAKVAKAGTEDVDKAVEAARNAFEKGKWPKYPVGKRARVMNKIASIMRSRFNELVELEVLNSGKSLSAAQGQVMQAVENFEFYAGAIVGHRGHVNNMPGPFTNTETKEPLGVCAQIIPWNYPLMMASWKVAPAIAAGNSIVLKPASLTPLTAIILTEICHEAGVPEGVVNIVTGPGSTVGNHLVEHPDVDKVAFTGETGTGKDIMAKASETLKRVTLELGGKSPNIVFEDANMDAAVDGSLFGIFYNTGQSCEARSRLFVHESMYDEFMEKFVAKTKKLVLGNPMDQGTHIGSIISESQVEVIDGYVKEAEKQGAKVLAGGGRAKVEGYENGHWYLPTVIADVTNDMKIAQEEIFGPVVVVMKYSDEKEVLKLANDTVFGLAAAIWTTDHARANRVAAKLKAGTVMVNSPFSAFPGTPFGGYKQSGFGRELCIETLDLYTETKSVISYVGGKPLNPFGI, from the coding sequence ATGAGTACAACTAAGGAACAGCAACAATCAACGACTGAAATGAAACGTGAAGCTTACAAAATGATGATCAACGGACAACAGGTAGACAGCGTATCAGGCGACACTTTTACAACGTATAATCCTGCAACAGGTGAAGTACTTGCAAAGGTTGCAAAAGCTGGTACTGAAGATGTTGACAAAGCGGTGGAAGCAGCACGCAACGCTTTCGAAAAAGGAAAATGGCCAAAGTATCCTGTTGGAAAACGTGCACGCGTAATGAACAAAATTGCATCAATCATGAGAAGCCGTTTCAATGAACTAGTAGAGCTTGAAGTACTGAATAGTGGTAAATCATTGTCAGCTGCTCAAGGGCAAGTGATGCAAGCGGTTGAAAACTTCGAATTTTATGCTGGAGCAATCGTTGGACACCGCGGACATGTGAACAACATGCCTGGGCCTTTCACAAACACAGAAACGAAAGAACCGCTAGGTGTTTGTGCGCAAATCATTCCATGGAACTATCCATTGATGATGGCTTCTTGGAAAGTAGCACCTGCAATTGCAGCAGGTAACTCAATCGTTTTGAAGCCAGCAAGCTTGACGCCACTTACGGCAATTATTTTAACAGAAATTTGTCATGAAGCAGGCGTTCCTGAAGGTGTCGTAAACATCGTAACAGGACCTGGATCAACAGTTGGTAATCACCTAGTCGAACATCCTGATGTCGATAAGGTTGCATTTACTGGTGAAACAGGAACGGGTAAAGATATCATGGCAAAAGCATCTGAAACTTTGAAACGTGTAACACTTGAGCTTGGAGGAAAGTCACCTAACATCGTATTTGAAGATGCAAATATGGATGCAGCAGTAGACGGATCTCTATTCGGAATTTTCTACAACACAGGTCAATCTTGTGAAGCACGCTCACGCTTGTTCGTTCACGAAAGCATGTATGACGAGTTCATGGAGAAGTTCGTAGCGAAAACAAAGAAATTAGTTCTAGGTAACCCAATGGACCAAGGTACTCATATCGGTTCAATCATTAGTGAGAGCCAAGTTGAAGTGATTGACGGATATGTAAAAGAAGCTGAAAAGCAAGGAGCGAAAGTTCTAGCTGGAGGCGGACGTGCAAAAGTTGAAGGCTACGAGAATGGTCACTGGTACCTACCGACAGTTATCGCTGATGTAACGAACGACATGAAAATTGCGCAAGAAGAAATCTTCGGACCAGTTGTCGTTGTCATGAAGTATAGCGATGAGAAAGAAGTATTGAAGCTTGCGAACGATACTGTGTTCGGTCTAGCAGCAGCAATCTGGACGACGGATCATGCGCGTGCAAACCGTGTTGCAGCTAAGTTAAAGGCAGGAACAGTTATGGTCAACTCACCATTCTCGGCATTCCCTGGAACGCCATTTGGTGGATATAAGCAATCTGGATTCGGAAGAGAGCTTTGTATTGAAACACTTGACTTATATACAGAAACAAAAAGTGTCATCTCCTATGTTGGAGGCAAGCCGTTAAATCCATTCGGAATTTAA